In one window of Kitasatospora sp. MMS16-BH015 DNA:
- a CDS encoding YbdK family carboxylate-amine ligase has product MTGRAGALRFGVEEEFLLVDKATRVTVPRAHLVVPQAALTLGPRAQHEFLASQVETCSRPVSTAAELRAELASARRAMAAAVESAGGLLVASGTAVLASRHPLPLTPSDRYRRVAAHVGPVADQTGGEISGCHVHLGDLTRADALAISAHLRPWLPVLQALCVNSPFCEGRDLGAASTRAGRYLAWPTCGPAPVLNPAEYERTVRRLIARRVILDRRMLYWYARPSEHLPTLEVRIADTNADLDVPVLLAVLLRALAHTFLAAHRAGTPPPRTPSTVVLREAHRQAALGGLAGVGTDPSTGRRLPMRRLVADLAELAAPALAGTGDLETALLLLHRRLTRGTGADRQRAVFARRHSLTDVVDDLARRTTASAALAAPVLSLSTSSPSDRLTSAAVSS; this is encoded by the coding sequence ATGACCGGCCGCGCTGGCGCTCTCAGGTTCGGCGTCGAGGAGGAGTTCCTGCTGGTCGACAAGGCCACCCGGGTGACCGTGCCCCGTGCCCACCTCGTGGTTCCGCAGGCCGCCCTGACCTTGGGCCCCAGAGCCCAGCACGAGTTCTTGGCCAGCCAGGTAGAGACGTGCAGCCGCCCCGTCTCCACTGCCGCAGAGCTCCGCGCGGAGCTGGCGTCCGCGCGCCGGGCCATGGCCGCAGCGGTCGAGAGCGCCGGGGGCCTACTGGTGGCCTCCGGCACCGCTGTCCTGGCCAGCCGCCACCCGCTGCCGCTGACCCCGTCCGACCGCTACCGGCGGGTGGCCGCCCATGTGGGCCCTGTCGCCGACCAGACCGGTGGCGAGATCTCCGGGTGCCACGTCCACCTGGGCGACCTCACCCGCGCCGACGCCCTCGCGATCAGCGCGCACCTGCGCCCCTGGCTGCCCGTCCTGCAGGCGCTTTGCGTCAACTCGCCGTTCTGCGAAGGGCGGGACCTCGGCGCCGCGAGCACCCGCGCCGGCCGCTACCTGGCCTGGCCCACCTGCGGGCCCGCCCCGGTCCTGAACCCGGCCGAGTACGAGCGGACGGTACGGCGGTTGATCGCCCGACGGGTGATCCTCGACCGGAGGATGCTGTACTGGTACGCCCGGCCGTCCGAACACCTGCCCACCCTGGAGGTGAGGATCGCCGACACCAACGCGGACCTGGACGTCCCGGTCCTGCTGGCTGTCCTGCTGCGCGCCCTCGCCCACACCTTCCTCGCTGCCCACCGCGCGGGCACCCCGCCCCCGCGCACACCTTCGACGGTCGTCCTGCGCGAGGCTCACCGCCAGGCCGCGCTCGGCGGCCTGGCCGGCGTCGGCACGGACCCGTCCACCGGGCGCCGCCTGCCGATGCGCCGCCTCGTCGCCGACCTGGCCGAACTGGCCGCCCCTGCCCTGGCGGGGACAGGAGACCTGGAGACCGCCCTGCTGCTCCTTCACCGCCGCCTGACCCGCGGTACGGGCGCCGACCGGCAACGCGCCGTATTCGCCCGCCGACACTCGCTCACCGATGTCGTCGACGACCTCGCCCGCCGGACCACCGCCTCGGCAGCTCTCGCGGCGCCCGTCCTCTCTCTGAGCACCAGCAGCCCTTCCGACCGCCTCACCAGCGCTGCGGTCTCGTCCTGA
- a CDS encoding acyl-CoA desaturase: MSIPGQATGSPVRPAASQPREGPPRIPYDGTEPFPHDPSVHRVEVPRWQLAVTALVVMFPFVALVLAGWVLWGRLIGPTDIALALLFYTVTGLGVTVGFHRGLTHHSFVPARALKIAMAVAGSMSFQGAVIGWVATHRRHHAFTDRPGDPHSPFRYGTSMRGELRGLVHAHVGWLFTADVTPPARYAPDLLADPDLRAVSRAFPALCVLSLALPFAAGWTIGGTWHDALTALLWAGLLRVALLQHVTWSVNSLCHMIGRRPFRTRRHDRATNLWPLALLSFGESWHNLHHAEPTCARHGVDRGQIDPSAAAIRFLERLGWVRDVRWPVPARLDPRRQT, encoded by the coding sequence ATGTCCATTCCGGGGCAGGCCACCGGATCACCGGTCCGGCCGGCGGCGTCGCAACCACGCGAAGGCCCACCGCGGATACCGTACGACGGCACCGAGCCTTTCCCTCATGACCCATCGGTCCATCGGGTGGAAGTGCCGCGTTGGCAGTTGGCAGTGACGGCGTTGGTGGTTATGTTCCCGTTCGTGGCCCTGGTGCTCGCGGGCTGGGTGCTCTGGGGGCGGCTCATCGGCCCCACCGACATCGCCCTGGCCTTGCTGTTCTACACCGTCACGGGTCTGGGGGTGACGGTGGGATTCCACCGCGGACTCACCCACCACAGCTTCGTCCCGGCCCGCGCGCTGAAGATCGCCATGGCGGTGGCCGGATCGATGAGCTTTCAAGGCGCCGTGATCGGCTGGGTCGCCACCCACCGCCGCCACCACGCCTTCACCGACCGCCCTGGCGATCCGCACTCACCGTTCCGCTACGGCACCAGCATGCGAGGCGAACTGCGGGGCCTGGTCCACGCCCACGTCGGCTGGCTGTTCACGGCCGACGTGACACCGCCGGCCCGCTACGCCCCCGACCTCCTCGCCGACCCGGATCTGCGCGCGGTCTCCCGCGCCTTCCCCGCCCTGTGCGTCCTCTCCCTCGCACTGCCCTTCGCAGCGGGCTGGACGATCGGCGGCACCTGGCACGATGCCCTGACCGCCCTGCTCTGGGCGGGCCTGCTGCGCGTGGCCCTGCTCCAGCACGTGACCTGGAGCGTCAACTCGCTCTGCCACATGATCGGACGACGCCCGTTCCGCACTCGTCGGCACGACCGCGCCACCAACCTGTGGCCGCTGGCCCTCCTTTCCTTCGGCGAGAGCTGGCACAACCTCCATCACGCCGAACCCACCTGCGCCCGCCACGGAGTAGACCGCGGCCAGATCGACCCGTCAGCCGCAGCCATCCGGTTCCTCGAACGCCTGGGGTGGGTCCGCGACGTGCGCTGGCCGGTCCCCGCGCGCCTCGACCCCCGTCGGCAGACGTGA
- a CDS encoding DUF421 domain-containing protein produces MWHDLSSVQIPIAEKILRTVAVYVLIVVLFRLSGKRGLANLNTFDFVVIFLLSNVVQNAVIGNDNSLLGGVIGAVTLVTVNALLNRWLARDRRAARIVEGRPTTVIEDGRLIPAALSHLALRPSEVEHAVRLQNGDAVEDVALGRLDPDGQLIVILKHERQSATRADIARLEDRLAAIQLLLAAGPPRT; encoded by the coding sequence ATGTGGCATGACCTGTCGTCGGTTCAGATCCCCATCGCCGAGAAGATCCTGCGGACCGTGGCGGTCTACGTGCTGATCGTGGTGCTGTTCCGCCTCAGTGGCAAGCGGGGACTGGCGAACCTGAACACCTTCGACTTCGTGGTGATCTTCCTGCTGTCCAACGTCGTGCAGAACGCCGTCATCGGGAACGACAACAGCCTGCTCGGTGGTGTGATCGGCGCGGTCACCCTGGTGACGGTCAACGCGCTGCTGAACCGGTGGCTGGCCCGCGACCGGCGCGCCGCACGCATCGTGGAGGGGAGGCCGACCACCGTCATCGAGGACGGCCGGCTGATCCCCGCCGCCCTCAGCCATCTCGCGCTTCGCCCCTCGGAGGTCGAGCACGCGGTGCGGCTCCAGAACGGTGACGCGGTCGAGGATGTCGCACTCGGCCGCCTGGACCCGGACGGGCAGCTGATCGTGATCCTCAAGCATGAGCGGCAGAGCGCCACGCGCGCGGACATCGCGCGGCTGGAAGACCGCCTCGCCGCCATCCAACTGCTCCTGGCCGCCGGACCGCCACGTACCTGA
- a CDS encoding STAS domain-containing protein, with translation MHDTSVAQPELDRSGSPLTVSSNSAAVPTQVCRLDGEPDRSTRCLLRAALAEAVADVPAMLVVELSGLTGCDSACLNALLDAHHAAEAAGTWLVLSGAGPQLLHLLAITGTDEVFTVRAHVRTSAPQLPVR, from the coding sequence ATGCACGACACCTCGGTAGCGCAGCCGGAGCTCGACCGATCGGGCAGCCCGCTGACGGTCAGCAGCAACTCGGCGGCGGTGCCGACCCAGGTGTGCCGCCTCGACGGAGAGCCCGACCGCTCGACCCGATGCCTGCTCCGAGCCGCCTTAGCGGAGGCCGTCGCCGACGTGCCGGCCATGCTTGTCGTCGAGCTGTCAGGACTTACCGGCTGCGACTCCGCTTGCCTGAACGCCCTCCTCGACGCCCACCACGCTGCCGAAGCCGCCGGAACCTGGCTGGTCCTTTCCGGCGCCGGACCGCAGCTGCTGCATCTGCTCGCCATCACCGGAACCGACGAGGTCTTCACCGTCCGGGCCCACGTCCGTACCAGCGCGCCGCAACTCCCGGTCCGGTAG
- a CDS encoding BBE domain-containing protein, translating into MRSASSRSSSTRRRAVSSRCSSSPTTDGILDLHQSDDTTRHHSPRPPPLCLTSGNTALKSGKTTATEPAARRRSVHRGRGRPEIPDYAGSACLIARTGLRRRLGADPAYVNFPDLSGWQHAYYGDNYERLTEVKRHYDPTVSSATPRPSRPQNPEGPHICRPDDLRTAALRDCPARPRATVTSRGLLRRTRHRIHAVGSRRAQVRRAGRDGRAPPFGPGIDVELCNAVCGGTFLDLDQRLGRRREG; encoded by the coding sequence ATACGGTCCGCCTCCTCCCGCAGCTCATCCACACGACGGCGAGCGGTCAGCTCACGCTGTTCCAGCAGCCCCACGACCGACGGCATCCTTGACCTCCACCAGAGCGACGACACGACACGTCACCACTCCCCGAGACCACCGCCCCTATGCCTGACCAGCGGAAACACAGCTCTCAAGTCAGGAAAGACAACAGCCACTGAGCCGGCCGCACGGCGTAGGTCGGTTCACCGGGGTCGTGGCAGACCCGAGATCCCCGACTACGCAGGCTCTGCATGTCTGATCGCCAGAACAGGCCTGCGCCGTCGCCTGGGCGCTGACCCCGCCTACGTCAACTTCCCCGACCTGTCAGGCTGGCAGCACGCCTACTACGGCGACAACTACGAGCGCCTCACCGAGGTCAAGCGCCATTACGATCCCACGGTTTCTTCCGCTACCCCCAGGCCGTCACGACCCCAGAATCCTGAGGGGCCACACATATGCAGACCTGACGACCTCAGGACAGCAGCACTTCGGGACTGCCCGGCTCGACCGCGTGCGACTGTCACGTCTCGCGGTCTCCTGCGCCGGACGCGCCATCGCATTCACGCCGTTGGCAGTCGCCGAGCGCAGGTCCGCCGTGCTGGGCGAGACGGCCGAGCTCCACCGTTCGGTCCCGGCATTGATGTTGAGCTGTGCAATGCCGTCTGCGGCGGGACCTTCCTGGATCTTGATCAACGCTTGGGCCGAAGACGAGAGGGCTGA
- a CDS encoding IS5 family transposase, whose amino-acid sequence MSDAEWAVVRPLLPVPGWLRGRGGQPEAYCHRTILDAIRYLVDNGTKWRAMPADFPPWDRVYAFFRRWRDHGLVRELHDRLRRKAREQAGRDPEPSAGVIDSQSVKADAVVGRDSRGFDGGKLINGRKRHAVVDTLGLLLAVMVTAADIGDRAAAQVLLAQVAAAHHRLALVWADGGYTGSLVEYGFTVLALVLAIVKRSDDMRGFVVLPKRWIVERFFAHLMRSRRLVRDFERSTGSAEAMVYWSATMLMTRRLARPRPSRA is encoded by the coding sequence ATGTCCGATGCGGAGTGGGCGGTGGTGCGGCCGCTGCTGCCGGTGCCGGGCTGGCTGCGCGGGCGGGGCGGGCAGCCGGAGGCGTACTGCCACCGCACGATACTGGACGCGATCCGCTACCTCGTCGACAACGGAACGAAGTGGCGGGCCATGCCGGCTGACTTCCCGCCGTGGGACCGGGTCTACGCGTTCTTCCGGCGCTGGCGTGACCACGGTCTGGTCCGGGAGTTGCACGACCGGCTCCGCCGTAAGGCCCGCGAGCAGGCCGGGCGGGACCCGGAGCCGAGCGCGGGCGTGATCGACTCCCAGTCGGTCAAGGCGGACGCCGTCGTCGGCCGTGACAGCCGCGGCTTCGACGGCGGCAAGCTGATCAATGGCCGCAAGCGGCACGCCGTGGTCGACACCCTCGGCCTGCTCCTCGCGGTGATGGTCACCGCAGCGGACATCGGCGACCGCGCCGCCGCGCAGGTTCTGCTCGCCCAGGTGGCCGCCGCACACCACCGGCTGGCGCTGGTCTGGGCCGACGGCGGCTACACGGGCAGCCTCGTCGAGTACGGCTTCACCGTCCTCGCCCTGGTCCTGGCCATCGTCAAACGCAGTGACGACATGCGCGGCTTCGTCGTGCTGCCCAAGCGGTGGATCGTGGAGCGGTTCTTCGCCCACCTGATGCGAAGCCGCCGCCTCGTGCGGGACTTCGAACGGTCCACCGGCAGCGCGGAGGCGATGGTCTACTGGTCGGCGACGATGCTCATGACCCGCCGCCTGGCCCGGCCAAGGCCATCGCGAGCGTGA
- a CDS encoding recombinase family protein gives MGIMTASAPVRAVVGSRVSDTHGNEGKVSHLIQAETATRHALAKEWEIVGSFEDLDVSAEITPWKRPDLGPWLTERQDEWDALVWAKVDRAFRSAKDCADVAHWAEENHKVLVFTDDGITLDYRQGRESSFGNELAKVFLMLASIFAEMELKRIKARVTAAHRHLRKTDRWAGGQPPYGYRIVDRPGGGRTLEPDPVSSEAVRYMGKLLLEGQSQWMIATALEAAGFDTPATHAYKNQGDTYTSKRRTPPSNHWNPTSVGKILRSPATMGLKLTGRSVKTRKLARDAKGLPIRMAKPLFTEEEWAAVQAVMDDRGITKERSNGASPWLGVPHCDRCGDRFYRQVNLAKNGKVYEYYRCAKTAGKPACKGQSVKGERVTAAITALVERLAGLAMTVRRFIPGEDHTEQLNHVTVAMKDLREEKRRNLFDYPGGDDEYSEALEVLVDERRRLAALPQRPSAWVEVETGQTFADAWTQADQEHRRQLLLGLKARLYMTPDIEGWYLPAELEARVGRLA, from the coding sequence ATGGGCATCATGACGGCTTCGGCGCCGGTTCGGGCAGTGGTGGGTTCGCGTGTCTCGGACACGCACGGCAACGAGGGCAAGGTCTCGCACCTGATCCAGGCGGAGACAGCGACCCGGCACGCGTTGGCGAAGGAGTGGGAGATCGTCGGGTCCTTCGAGGACCTCGATGTCTCCGCTGAGATTACGCCGTGGAAGCGCCCGGACCTGGGGCCGTGGCTGACCGAGCGGCAGGACGAGTGGGACGCGTTGGTGTGGGCCAAGGTCGACCGGGCGTTCCGATCCGCGAAGGACTGCGCGGACGTGGCGCACTGGGCGGAGGAGAACCACAAGGTCCTGGTCTTCACGGACGACGGCATCACCCTGGACTACCGGCAGGGGAGGGAGTCGTCCTTCGGGAACGAGCTTGCCAAGGTCTTCCTGATGTTGGCGTCGATCTTCGCGGAGATGGAGCTCAAGCGGATCAAGGCGCGGGTGACGGCTGCGCACAGGCATCTGCGGAAGACGGACCGGTGGGCCGGGGGCCAGCCGCCGTACGGGTACCGGATCGTCGACAGGCCCGGCGGCGGGCGGACGCTCGAGCCGGACCCGGTCTCCTCCGAAGCCGTCCGGTACATGGGCAAGCTGCTGCTGGAGGGGCAGAGCCAGTGGATGATCGCCACGGCCCTGGAGGCCGCCGGCTTCGACACCCCGGCGACCCACGCGTACAAGAACCAGGGCGACACTTACACGAGCAAGCGCAGGACGCCGCCGTCGAACCACTGGAACCCCACCAGCGTGGGCAAGATCCTGCGCTCGCCGGCGACGATGGGCCTGAAGCTGACAGGCCGCTCCGTGAAGACGCGAAAGCTTGCGCGCGACGCGAAGGGTCTGCCGATCCGGATGGCCAAGCCGCTGTTCACGGAGGAGGAGTGGGCGGCGGTCCAGGCGGTGATGGACGATCGCGGGATCACGAAGGAGCGCTCGAACGGCGCCTCGCCGTGGCTGGGTGTGCCGCACTGCGACCGCTGCGGGGACCGGTTCTACCGGCAGGTGAACCTCGCGAAGAACGGGAAGGTCTACGAGTACTACCGCTGCGCGAAGACCGCGGGGAAGCCGGCCTGCAAGGGCCAGTCCGTCAAGGGCGAGCGCGTCACCGCCGCGATCACCGCGTTGGTGGAGCGCTTGGCTGGGCTGGCGATGACGGTGCGCAGGTTCATCCCCGGTGAGGATCACACCGAGCAGCTCAACCACGTCACCGTGGCGATGAAGGATCTTCGGGAGGAGAAGCGCCGCAACCTGTTCGACTACCCCGGCGGGGACGACGAGTACTCCGAAGCCCTCGAAGTCCTCGTCGACGAACGCCGCCGCCTCGCCGCCCTTCCACAACGCCCATCCGCCTGGGTCGAGGTCGAGACCGGCCAGACCTTCGCCGACGCCTGGACCCAGGCCGACCAAGAGCACCGCCGCCAGCTCCTGCTTGGCCTCAAGGCCCGCCTCTACATGACACCCGACATCGAGGGCTGGTACCTGCCTGCCGAACTCGAAGCGCGTGTTGGACGGCTGGCATGA
- a CDS encoding ABC transporter ATP-binding protein, translating to MTDRQELVEVRDLRVTFAADGRPFTAVDGLSFTLGAGEALGLVGESGSGKSTAAFALLGLHRGSGAEITGTVRVDGTDVLAATEEQLRALRGARAAMVFQDPLSALDPYWTIGDQIAEVHRVHTGSARSEARRRAVEVLDRVGIPDAARRARAHPHEFSGGMRQRALIAMALACSPKLLIADEPTTALDVTVQAQILDLLHELRTEEGMALLLVTHDLGVVAGNTDRVLVLQDGRVVEQGPVARVLGAPAAPRTRELIEAVPRLDSPRERTAVTADEVLLSVTDLHCHYPVPAGFGRRREVVRAVDGVSLDIRRGETLGIVGESGSGKTTLGRLLVRLAEPTSGTIRFEGTDLARAGERRLRPVRRDLQMVFQDPVSSLNPRRTVGESVADPLRVQGGSDDAQVRREVADLLERVGLQPQWYSRYPHELSGGQRQRVGIARALALRPKLVVCDEPVSALDVSTQAQVVRLLAELQAEFGLTLVFIAHDLAVVRQVSDRVAVMRCGRIVELGPVDDVFAAPQDRYTRRLLAAVPVPDPAAAAERRAARTELRWREKAAPVVAS from the coding sequence ATGACGGACCGTCAGGAACTTGTGGAGGTCCGGGACCTGCGCGTCACTTTCGCGGCGGATGGCCGGCCGTTCACGGCCGTGGACGGGCTCTCCTTCACCCTCGGGGCCGGCGAGGCGCTCGGCCTGGTGGGCGAGTCCGGCTCCGGCAAGAGCACCGCCGCGTTCGCCCTGCTCGGCCTGCACCGGGGGAGCGGAGCCGAGATCACCGGTACCGTCCGGGTGGACGGCACCGACGTCCTCGCCGCCACCGAGGAGCAGTTGCGCGCCCTGCGCGGAGCCCGCGCCGCCATGGTCTTCCAGGACCCGCTCTCCGCGCTCGACCCGTACTGGACGATCGGCGACCAGATCGCGGAGGTCCACCGGGTGCACACCGGCTCCGCCCGGTCCGAAGCGCGCAGGCGGGCGGTCGAGGTGCTCGACCGGGTCGGCATCCCGGACGCCGCCCGGCGGGCCCGCGCCCACCCGCACGAGTTCTCCGGCGGCATGCGGCAGCGCGCGCTGATCGCGATGGCCCTGGCCTGCTCGCCGAAACTGCTGATCGCGGACGAGCCCACGACCGCCCTGGACGTCACCGTGCAGGCGCAGATCCTCGACCTGCTGCACGAGTTGCGCACCGAGGAGGGCATGGCGCTGCTGCTGGTTACCCACGACCTCGGGGTGGTGGCCGGCAACACTGACCGGGTCCTGGTGCTCCAGGACGGGCGGGTCGTCGAACAGGGCCCGGTGGCTCGGGTGTTGGGCGCGCCCGCCGCGCCCCGCACCCGGGAGCTGATCGAGGCCGTGCCCCGGCTGGACAGCCCGCGCGAGCGGACGGCCGTCACGGCCGACGAGGTCCTGCTGAGCGTCACCGATCTGCACTGCCACTACCCGGTCCCGGCCGGGTTCGGCAGGCGGCGCGAGGTCGTGCGCGCGGTTGACGGTGTGAGCCTGGACATCCGCCGGGGTGAAACCCTCGGCATCGTGGGGGAGAGCGGCAGCGGGAAGACCACGCTCGGGCGGCTGCTGGTGCGGCTGGCCGAGCCGACCTCCGGCACGATCCGGTTCGAGGGAACCGACCTCGCACGTGCCGGTGAACGGCGGCTCAGGCCGGTGCGACGGGACCTGCAGATGGTCTTCCAGGACCCGGTCTCCTCGCTCAACCCGCGCCGCACGGTCGGCGAGTCGGTCGCCGACCCGCTGCGGGTACAGGGCGGATCCGACGACGCGCAGGTCCGCCGGGAGGTCGCCGACCTGCTGGAACGGGTCGGCCTGCAGCCGCAGTGGTACTCCCGGTACCCGCACGAGCTCTCCGGTGGCCAGCGGCAACGAGTCGGCATCGCACGGGCGTTGGCGCTGCGGCCGAAACTGGTCGTGTGCGACGAACCGGTCTCCGCGCTGGACGTCTCCACCCAGGCCCAGGTGGTCCGCCTGCTCGCCGAGCTCCAGGCGGAGTTCGGGCTGACCCTGGTGTTCATCGCCCACGACCTCGCCGTGGTCCGGCAGGTCAGCGACCGCGTCGCTGTGATGCGCTGCGGCCGGATCGTGGAACTGGGCCCGGTGGACGACGTCTTCGCGGCTCCTCAGGACCGCTACACCCGGCGGCTGCTGGCCGCCGTGCCGGTGCCGGATCCCGCAGCGGCCGCCGAGCGCCGCGCGGCCCGCACCGAACTTCGGTGGCGGGAGAAGGCGGCACCGGTCGTGGCATCCTGA
- a CDS encoding ABC transporter permease — protein sequence MIRFLLRRTADTALVLLAMSAVVYVIFYAAPHDPAVLVCGKGCDGTRLAVVRHKLGTDRPLWEQYGQFLRALVAGRSFDTGTGTVRCAAPCLGYSFQSDQPVLELITQRVPVDFSLTLGAMVVWLVLGVGTGLLSALRRGRFSERALTTLTLAGQSTPVFLVGLMAIMLFCSTLQWLPFPSYTAFTADPAQWAANLVLPWVSLALVLSAAYARMTRTSLLETMAEDHIRTNRAYGLTERRIVLGHALRGALVPVVTMLAIDVGGLLGGAMLTESVFGFDGLGRLLVTAVGQTDLPVVVGVTLFAGFFTVAANAAADVLYALADPRVSLA from the coding sequence GTGATCCGATTCCTGCTGCGCCGCACCGCCGACACCGCGCTGGTGCTGCTCGCGATGTCGGCCGTCGTTTACGTGATCTTCTACGCGGCTCCCCACGACCCGGCCGTCCTCGTCTGCGGCAAGGGCTGCGACGGCACCCGCCTCGCGGTCGTCCGGCACAAGCTCGGCACCGACCGCCCGCTCTGGGAGCAGTACGGGCAGTTCCTCCGGGCCCTCGTGGCCGGCCGGAGCTTCGACACGGGTACCGGGACCGTCCGGTGCGCGGCCCCCTGCCTGGGCTACTCCTTCCAGAGTGACCAGCCCGTCCTGGAGCTGATCACCCAGCGGGTGCCCGTCGACTTCTCGCTCACCCTCGGCGCGATGGTCGTCTGGCTGGTGCTCGGCGTCGGCACCGGGCTGCTCTCGGCCCTGCGGCGCGGCCGGTTCTCGGAACGCGCGCTGACCACACTCACCCTGGCGGGCCAGTCCACTCCGGTGTTCCTGGTCGGCCTGATGGCGATCATGCTGTTCTGCTCCACCCTCCAGTGGCTGCCGTTCCCCAGCTACACCGCCTTCACCGCCGACCCGGCGCAGTGGGCCGCCAACCTGGTGCTGCCCTGGGTCTCCCTCGCCCTCGTCCTGTCCGCCGCGTACGCGCGGATGACCCGGACCAGCCTGCTGGAGACGATGGCGGAGGACCACATCAGGACCAACCGCGCCTACGGGCTGACCGAGCGCCGGATCGTCCTGGGCCACGCGCTGCGCGGCGCGCTGGTGCCGGTGGTCACGATGCTCGCCATCGACGTCGGCGGGCTCCTGGGCGGCGCCATGCTCACCGAGTCCGTCTTCGGCTTCGACGGTCTGGGCCGCCTGCTGGTCACTGCGGTCGGCCAGACCGACCTGCCCGTGGTGGTCGGCGTCACCCTGTTCGCGGGCTTCTTCACCGTGGCAGCGAACGCCGCCGCGGACGTGCTGTACGCGCTGGCCGACCCGAGAGTGAGCTTGGCATGA
- a CDS encoding ABC transporter permease, whose amino-acid sequence MPKDLTGPQLPVGAPEQQGAGRSRPERHQTWRRLRADRAATVALVAVTLLVLTAVAAPLISAAEGQDPTTYHNDLVDSATGGVPIGSFGGAGAQHWLGVEPGTGRDVLARLVYGAQISLAVSIGATAVQLTLGVLIGLAAGLGNRAADTVLSRTMDLAIAFPSLVFAVALMAVVPSGFPRPLLLMLVIGVLGWGTTARIVRGQVLTLRGLDYVSAARLAGSTRWRVARREILPALAGPVITYGVLQLPVNVSLEAGLSFLGVGVRPPTSSWGQMLSSATDWFQADPAYVLLPAGLLFVTILSFTVLGDGVRTALDPRARSRLRAGIDPRRGKAGPREAAS is encoded by the coding sequence TTGCCCAAGGACCTGACGGGTCCTCAGCTTCCGGTCGGCGCCCCCGAACAGCAGGGCGCCGGGCGGAGCCGGCCCGAACGACACCAGACCTGGCGGCGCCTGCGCGCCGACCGCGCCGCGACCGTCGCCCTGGTGGCGGTCACCCTGCTCGTCCTGACGGCGGTCGCGGCACCGCTGATCTCCGCGGCGGAGGGGCAGGACCCCACCACGTACCACAACGACCTGGTCGACTCCGCCACCGGCGGCGTGCCGATCGGCTCCTTCGGCGGAGCGGGCGCCCAACACTGGCTCGGCGTGGAGCCCGGCACCGGCCGCGACGTGCTCGCCCGCCTGGTCTACGGCGCGCAGATCTCGCTCGCCGTCTCGATCGGCGCGACGGCCGTCCAGCTCACCCTGGGCGTGCTGATCGGCCTGGCCGCCGGCCTCGGCAACCGCGCGGCCGACACCGTGCTGAGCCGGACGATGGACCTCGCGATCGCCTTCCCCTCGCTGGTCTTCGCCGTCGCCCTGATGGCCGTCGTGCCGAGCGGCTTCCCGCGGCCGCTGCTGCTGATGCTGGTGATCGGCGTGCTCGGCTGGGGAACGACCGCCCGCATCGTGCGCGGGCAGGTGCTCACCCTGCGCGGGCTCGACTACGTCTCGGCGGCCCGGCTGGCCGGCTCGACCCGGTGGCGCGTCGCCCGCCGGGAGATCCTGCCCGCCCTCGCCGGACCCGTCATCACCTACGGGGTGCTGCAACTGCCAGTCAACGTCTCGCTCGAAGCCGGGCTCTCGTTCCTCGGCGTCGGGGTACGCCCGCCGACCTCCTCGTGGGGACAGATGCTCTCCAGCGCCACCGACTGGTTCCAGGCCGACCCGGCCTACGTCCTGCTGCCCGCCGGACTGCTCTTCGTCACCATTCTCTCCTTCACCGTCCTCGGCGACGGCGTCCGCACCGCACTCGACCCGCGGGCCCGCTCGCGGCTGCGCGCCGGGATCGACCCGCGGCGCGGGAAGGCCGGACCGCGGGAGGCGGCGTCGTGA